DNA from Candidatus Eremiobacteraceae bacterium:
GCTCAAAGCTTGACGCTGAAGTCGAAGGCTGGCACACGCTCGCAAGTGCCGTCGAAGAATCGGGTGCCTTTGCAAGCTGATTGTCCGGATCGCGCAGATCGGAGACGTACTCGACGATTTCGATATCGTGGCGCCCAGGTTGGCACCAGCCGACCGCTTGCGCCGTCTCGAGCGTGCCGCTGAGGCGATATCCGCGGACCCGCCTATGTTCGATCGTGGTCGGCGACAATGTCACGACGGTCGGCGACCCGATGATCGCGGGTATCGGCGCTGGCGTCGCATCCACTGTATAGGTCGGGATGTCGGGGTCGACGCGTTGCGATGTGTAGGTGCGCTTGGCGTAGTCCAGCGCCATCGTCAGTCCTTGATCCGGTTTCGTGATCGCGACGTATTGCCCGGTCGCGACGCGTCTCCAGCCGTGATAGTACGCGAGCTGTGAGATCCTGCCGATTCTCATCCATGCATTGCCTTCTTCCGTGACCGCTGCTTGAGCACGTTTTTGCGCCGCATTAGCAGCAGCGCTCGCTGCCGCGGAAGCACCCATGGCGAGCAGCGGACCCACGCCCGGTATGGAACCGAGCAGGCCGCCGAGCAGGCCGGTGGCCATCCCTGCTGTTGCACTGGGAGCGGCCGGGGTGTGCATGGGAGGGCGTTTCGCGATCAGGTCAGCGTCGGAAACGAAGTTGTCCGGCGGCGGCGGCGTGCCCGATATGATGACCTTGGCGATATCGTCGTAGGCGAGCCCGACCTCCGCCTTGGCGGGCGTCGGCGATATGGGCGTCGAGGCGGTCGCTGCCGGGGATGGCGCGCCGATCGCCGTGCTCGGTCCAAAGCACGCAGCGAGGAGGCCGATGCAAACCGCGATCAACTGCGTTCGCATGCTGTATCCTCGCGATCCGGGCCGGGCCGCTGCTCCTCATCGAGGTCCTTTTCGGGCGCGGGAATGGGCGGTATTTCAGGCGGCCGTTTGCTCATCGGAATCTCCTGGCCGCGATCGCGTCGACGGTATCGGTGAACAGCGCATCGATCATCGTGCACAGCAGCCTGGCGATTCCGAAAAAAACGACTATGGACAGAAAAACGAGCGAAAGCGACGAGTTCATGATTGTTGCGGTCCCCTGGTCATAGCGGCCCCTCCTTGCCATATAGCATACGCCTGCACAGCCGGCTATTGTATCCGGGATACCTCGCAACAGCGGCGAAGCAGCCCCTAGGGCACATCAGGTGGGAGCTCGCACGTGGCTTCACGCGCAGCGCTGTCCGGACGTTTTGTCGGCCGCAAGGACGAGCTCGACCTGCTGCGGGCTGCGTTCGCTCGCGCGGCTGGCGGCCACGGCTCGACCGTGCTGCTATCGGGCGACGCCGGCATCGGCAAGACTCGGCTTATCGGCGAGTGGCGGATTTGGCTTGCGCAGCGTCAAGCGATCGTCGGTCTGGGCGAATGCTTGGACTACGCGCGAGCTCCCTATGCGCCATTCGTCGACGCGCTGCGCGACGCGCTGACCCAGGCCCCAGATGCGCTGCGCGACGCGCTCGCTGTGCGACGTATCCTGTCGACCCTGATTCCCGAGCTCGGCGGCGGAAGCGGTCCAAGGGCGGCTGAGGTCTCAAAGCGACAGCTCTTCGATGCGTTCGCCGAGGCCTTTCGGATCATCGCCACCGCATCGACCGCGATCATCGCCATCGAAGACCTTCATTGGGCAGATCCGGACTCGCTCGATCTGCTGTTGCACCTGTCGAGGATCGCGCCGCACGAACGCATCATGCTCGTGGCCACGTTTCGCGACGACGAAGTCGATCGCGGTAAGCTGGCGAGTCTCCGCGCGCGTTTGCAGCGAAGGCCGAACGTCGACGCGGTACGATTGTCCCCACTTGAGCGCACGGAGATGCGCATGCTCGCTCGCGAGATGCTCGGCAAGCACCCCCCGACCGGCAGGGAAGCGATAGAGCGGTCCATCACGCTCGCGGAAGGCAACCCGTTCTACGCCGAAGAGTTGCTGCGTCACGCGCTCGAGGGCCAGGGCGCTGATATGCCGCTCACATTGCGAGGGGTCATCTTAGAACGTCTGCGTTCCCTCAGCGCGGATCAACGCACGGCGCTTGTCTATGCCGCGGTCATCGGACGCCGATTCGAACCGGAGCTCTTGGCCGCCGCGCTCTCTCGCCCGATCGAAGCGATCATCGATGCGCTGCGCGCCGCGAGAGATAACCAGCTGATCATCGAGGAGCCCGGCCAACCAGTCTCCTACCGCTTTCGACACGCGCTCGTGCAAGAGATCCTCTACCGAGAATTGCTCGTACCGGAGGCTCAAGCGGTTCACCTGAAGATCGCACGCGCGCTGGAAAGCGATGGCGGAGCCACTCGGAGGCGCGCGATGGAGCTGGCGCGCCACTATTGGGAGGCGCGCGATCTCGACAAGACGATGCAGTACGCCGACCTCGCTGGCGATGCGGCGACCCAAACGCTCGCGCATGCCCAAGCCGCCACGCATTACGAGCGGGCCATCGAGGCCGCGCCGACGCTTTCGCAAAGCGACCGCAGCCGGTTGTATGAGAAGCTCGCGTTCGCGCTGCTCGACGCAGGCAGCATCGAACGTTCCTTGCGCGCGTTCTCTCTGGCGTTGGAGGGCCTGAGCGGCACGACGCGGCTCGAAGATATGGCTAATCTGCACTTAGGCATGTCGCGCGCCGAACGTCTGCTCGGTGACCGGCGGGCCGCGTTGACGCACGCCGACATAGCGATCGCGTCGCTTGCATCGCTGCCGCAAAGCTCCATCCGCTATCGAGCGCTCGTCTTTCGGGCGAATCTGGCGGCGAATGCGGATGATCTTCCTGGTCTCCTTGCCACCCTAAGCGAGGCCGAGACATTCTCAGGCGAACCGGACCTCGGCCGTCTCTCTCGCGTGCATGCCTTACGCGCGCACGCATGCATGATCCAAGGCGATTTCGAACGAGCGCGGCAGGAGTGCGAAACGGCGATCGCCGTCGCGCAAGAAGCCGGCGATCTGGTCGCGTTGGCTGTGAACTTCAACGAAGCCGCTCTGATCTACGAGGAAGAAGGTGATCTGGACAGCGCGATCAACGTCAGCGAACGCGCCGTCCGGATCGCGCGCGAGCGACTCTTGACACACCCTGAAGTGGTCGCAAATGGAAATCGCGCTCTCTACCTCTTGATGCTCGGCGATGTGACGGCGGCGCGCGCAGCGATTGATCTCGTCCTGGCAGCCCCCAGCCTGGATGACCAGCCGCTGCTGGCGGGTGTCGCCATGGGGGTCGGGATATTAGTAGGCGTGCGTCAGGGCGATGCCGCGTTCGTCGCAGGTCTGTTCGACGAAGTCGTGCTGGACCAGATCTTCGCTTTCGGCGGATCATATTCGGTGATCTCGGGGATGGCGCGCGCAGAGGTGTTCTTCGCCGATGGACGGCTTGGAGATGCGCAGCGCGCCTTTCACGAAGCGCTCGCGGCGGTGCGGACGCCGACCAACGACCTCGCCCTATTCCTTTGGCCGGCGCGTTTCGCGCGCGCGGAGGATCTGGCGCGGTTGCGAGAATCGCTAGCACCGTGGGCCGCTCGGCAGCCGACGGCGCGAGGGCGGGGCTATCTCTCACTGCTCGACGCCCAGGCGGCACGGGGACGCGGCGATGTGAGCGCGGCTAAGCAGCACGCGGCAGACGCCGCGACGGCCCTCGCGGACATTGGCTACTTGCTTTTCAAAGGGTTTTCGCTCGAGCTCGGTGGCCGAACGCGCGAAGCCGTGGAAACCTATCGTCGATCAGGAGCTTTGGGTGACGTCGCCCGACTCGACCGGGAACTCGCTCCCCGCGGAAGGCGCGACCGCCACGCCGTCGACCTCAGCAAGCGCGAGCGCGAGGTCGCGCAGCTCATCAGCAGCGGCAAGTCGAATAAAGCCATCGCGAGCGCGCTTGGGATCAGCGAGCGCACCGTCGAGAATCACGTGACCTCGATCTTCAAGAAGTTTGGCGTCGCATCTCGCACCGAACTCGTCGCGCGCATGACTGCGTCACTCGGGTTTTTGGAGCGGAAAAAGTAAGACGTCGCGGATCGAGCGTTCGCCGGTCAGCAGCATCACCAACCGGTCCACGCCGCTGCCCAGCCCGCCGGTGGGCGGCATGCCGTACTCGAGCGCCTGCACGTAATCCCAATCGGGTTCGGGCGCCTCTTGATCGCCGCGCGCGCGTTCAGCCGCCTGCGCTTCGAATCGCGTGCGCTGATCGTCCGGATCGTTGAGCTCTGAAAACGCGTTGACGATCTCCATGTGGCCGATGAACAGCTCGAAGCGTTCGACCAGTTGCGGATCGTCGGCGCGGCGTTTGGCCAACGGCGAGAGCACTACCGGGAAATCGGTGACGAAGGTCGGGTTGATCAAGTGCGGCTCGGCGACGGCCTCGAAGATCTTGTCGATGACATGCGCGTGGCTGCCGCCGGGATCGATCCTGAGCTTCAATTCGCCGGCCGCCGTGCGCGCGCGCGCTTCGTCGAGCACGTCGGCGCGCGTGAGCCCGCCCCATTTCTCCAACGCCTCGAGATAGGCGATGCGCGCGAACGGGCGCTCCAACGCGATCGTCTCGCCGCCGATCTGATGCTCGCCGCGCACCCCCGCCACCGCGGCCAGATGCAAGATCCAATCCTCCGACAACTCCATCATCGTGTTGACGTCGCCGTAGGCCTGATACAGCTCGAGCATGGTGAACTCGGGGTTGTGGGTGCGGTCGACGCCCTCGTTGCGGAAGATGCGCCCGATCTCGTAGACCTTCTCGATGCCGCCGACGATGCAGCGCTTGAGGTTGAGCTCGGTCGCGATACGCATCTGCAGCTTGATGTCGAGGGCATTCGAGTGTGTGACGAACGGCCGCGCATTGGCGCCGCCGGCGATCGAGAGCAAGACCGGTGTCTCGACCTCGACGAAGCCGCGATCGTCGAGATAACGGCGAGTCGCCGCGACAAGCCGGCTGCGCAGCAGCATCGTCTCGAGCACAGGACGGTTGACGATCAGGTCGACATAGCGCCGCCGATAGCGCGCTTCGTGATCCACCAGCCCGTGCCACTTCTCGGGCAGCGGGCGCAGCGATTTCGAGAGCACCGCTACGTGCTTGACCGCGATCGTCAGCTCGCCCGTCTTGGTGACGAACGGCTCGCCCTCGACTCCGACGATGTCGCCGCGGTCGAGCGTGTCCGCCATCGCGAAGTCGTCGCCCAACGCATCTGCGCGCAGGTAGATCTGGATGCGTCCGGACTGGTCGGAGATGTCCGAGAAGACCGCTTTTTTGCCCATCCATCGGACCGTGCCGAGCCGTCCGGCGGCACTGACCTTCGCCTGCGCGTGCTCGCCGGCTTTGAGCCCTTCGAACGTGTCGTGGAGCTGGCGCGCATCGTGCGTGCGCCCGAACGACGTGATCGCGAACGGATCGCGGCCGAATGAACGGAGCGCGTCGAGCTTGGCTCGACGCGCCTTGATGAGTTCGGCCTCGGTCGAACCGAGGTCGTGGTCGTCGCTCAACGTGCTTTCGCTTTGCCGCTCTTACGATTCGCCTTGATCGAGATGATCTTGAGCTGCACGTCGCCGCTCGGGGTCGTCGCCGTCACGGTCTGACCGGGTTTCGCGCCGATGAGCGCGATGCCGATCGGCGATTCGTTGGAGATCTTCGCACGCAGCGGATCGCTTTCGGCGCTGCCCACGATCGTGTACTCGCCTTCAAAGCCGCTGGTCAAGTTCTTGACCTTGACCGTGCTCGCCAAGTGCACTTCGTCCGCGCCGCCCTCGCCCTCGACGATGATCTTGGCATTGCGGATCATCGTCTCGAGCTTCATGATGCGGCCTTCGATGAACGCCTGCTCCTGCTTGGCGTCTTCGTATTCCGCGTTTTCGGAGATGTCGCCGAATTCTTTGGCCTGGCGGATCCGGTCGTTCACCTCTTTGCGGTGGACGGTCTTGAGCTCGTCGAGCTCAGCCTCCAGCTTTTTCAATCCGTCCGCTGTGAGTACGGTCTCTTTCTCTTGCATCATGTCCTTTCAAGTGCGGGGAAGGTCTCGATCCGAGGCGCGAACCTCAGCTCGTGCAGTAGCCGCAGGTAGTCATCTTCGGTCACGTCTTGCCAACGCTTGCCCAGCAGCGCGAGCAGCGCCGCCTCCATCACGTTGGTGCCGAACGATCGTCCGCCGAGATTGGGCGTGCTGGTCACGAGTCTGGCGGCGCCGCGCTCGCGCAGCTCGTCGACGTTGGCCTGCGTCACGGTGTTGGTGAGGATGGTCTTGCCGCGCAGATCGTCCGGCATATGCTGGCGGATGAAATGGAAGTCGCCGGCGATCACGTCCGCGGCGGCGTAGTAATGGGAGAATTTCGGCTCGGGCTCAGGCGGCTTCTCCTGTTTCTTGCCCGTCGGATAGAAGAATTGGAAGGGCAGCTTGCACGCGTCGGGCAGATACTTCTCGGCCAGCGCTTCGAACTCGGGCAACGAGGTGACCGGCTTGTCCACTCCAAGCGCGAAGATGAAGTCGCCGAAGGTCACGCGCGCGCCCGCCTCGACCAGCGCTTGCGCCATGCCGAAGCGGTCGAGCGCGCTCACCATGAGCACCGGCAGGCCGCGGAAGTCGATGACGCCTTCGGATTGCAGCCGGAGCACGGTTTCGCGCTCCAACGTGTTCTTGAGACCGCTGCCATCCACCACCGGCGTGATCTTGGCCGCCTCGAGCATGCGCAGTCCGTCGCGCAGCGCGTAGCGCTTCTTGCCGGCGTAGAGATACACGTCGATGCCGCCGAGCCCGATCGCGTCGACGGTCCCGTCCAGCTCGTGCAGCTTCGCGATCGCGCGATCCAGCGACCCGTCGAAGCCGATGCGGCTGATATCGAAGCGCTCGCCGAGCCATTCGACTTCGACGCGGTGATCGCGCGTCGACGAGCCAAGACTGACCGAGACGATCTTCTTCATCGTCAACGCACCGCCGGAACCGTTGCCGTCGCGCGTGCGGCGAGCGCCGCCTCGCGCGTGCGCGCGATCTGCTCGTCGCTCACCGGTTTGTCGAACGCGCGCATGCTGGCGAGCTTGAAGCCGTGCTTGTCGGCGAGACGTTCGATCTCGAGCACCTTGTCGAGGTGGATGCCGCGGCCCAACGAGTAGTTCACGAACTTGCCCTCGAGCGTGAGGATCATGGTCTCCGACATGCAGGCGAGCGCCGTGCGCGGCGGCAGGCCGAAGTCGAAGTTGAAATTCGGCTCGCCGGGCACGAGGATGTTGCCGCCCTCGCTGACCAGCACGTCCGGGCGTTCGGTAGCGACGCGGCGCGAGACGTCATGCGGCAGCGAGACTTCGCTGATCACCGCGCCAGGTCGCAGATCTTCAGGCTCGACGATCGCCGATACCGCTGAGGTCGCAGTGAGCACGAGATCGGCGGAGCGCACCGCTTGGCGGATGTCGGTGGTCCAGTCCAACGTCGCGCTGACGTGCGGCTGCATCGCGTGCGCGAGGTTCTTCAACCGCGTGGCGTTGCGCGCGGCCAGCGTCACGCGCGGGACCTTGTTGCCCAGGATCTGGGCGCAGGCCGAACCGATGCTGCCGGTCGCGCCGATGACGACGGCGGACGCGCTGGCCAGATCGATGTCCAAGTCGTGCGCCGCGCGATACAGACTTTGGATGCCCGAGGCGATGGTGTACGAATTGCCGGTCGTGATGGCGATGTCGGGAACTGTTTCGGCCAGCGTGATGCCGCCGTCACCGACCACCGATGAGAAGCCGCCCAAGCCGAGGATGCCGCAGCCCAGCTGCTTGGCGAGCTCGGCCGCGCCGACAAGGCGATTCATGATATCGGCGCGCGGCAACTCGAGCCATTGCTCCGGCATGAGCGGCACGCCGATGAAGTGGCCGGTGATCTCCTCGCCGGTGGACGCGCTGCGCACGCCGACGATATCAGAGACGCGATAGGGCGGTATCCATTCCAGGATCTTCTTTATGATAGGCCGGCCCTTGCCGACCGCGCCCGGATCGTAGCGCTCGACGTCGTCGTAGGACAGCGGGTGGACGAGGAAACCGAACTTGCGCAATGGAGGGCTAACCTCTGGAAGAGCCCGGTCGCAAAGCGGCCGGGTCGGTTCTTCTGCGTTTCGAAGAAGGGGACGGACGCTCCTCTGGAACGACGGAGCTCATTTGGAGCGGTCGAGTTTACTCGACCGATACGCTCTTCTCTGCGCGCGTCTTGAGCGCGGTCAGCATCATGAGCGAGTTCTCTTCGACCTTCTTGCGCAACGTCGGGCCGATGAGCTCGGCCAGGGTCGGCACGCCGAAGTCATAGTCGACGCCGAGCACCACGTGCGTGACGCCGTCGCGTTCCTCGAACGTCCACGCGCCCTCGAACTTATCGAGATCACCCTCGATGAGCCGGTAGTCGATGCGCGCCCGCGCGTCGTCGAAGACATCCACTTCGGTCCATTCGATCGGGGCTTCTTCGACCAGCGTCTTCCAACGCGTTGTCGTGCTGTTGCCGTCGCGCTTGAGGACTTTGACGGACTCGACGTCGGGCATGAACTCCGGGTAGCGCTCCATGTCCTTGGCGAGCTCGTAGATGACGCGCGCAGGAGCGGCGATGTCGATCGCGGTTTCTACATAGGGCATGGATCGATGTGCGTTCCCCGCGAGTGCGTAAAACGGCCGAGTAAACTCGGCCGCTCCAAGGCGACGCTCGTCAGTTGGTTCGTGCCAGCTCCCCGAGTTTTTCCTTCGCCTTGACCACTCCTTGTCCGAGCAGCGCGAGCGCCTCGTCGATCTCGTCTTTGGTGACGATAAGCGGCGGCTCGAGGCGGATGACCTTTTGCTGGTTGAGCGTATAGGCCGCGGTAAGCCCTAGTTTCAGACATTCGGGGATGATGACGCCGCCGTAGCCTTCGTTGGTGAGCTCGACGCCGACGACGAGCCCGCGCCCGCGCACCTGCGCGATCACGTCGGGATGACGCGCCATCAGTTGGCTCGCGCCCTCGAGCATGTACGCGCCCATCTCGCGCGAGCGTTGGACGAGACCCTCTTCTTCCAGCACTTGGAGCGCGGCGAGGCCCGCGGTGCACGCGAGGGGGTTGCCGCCGAAAGTCGAGGTGTGCAGCAGCGGCGCGTGGCCGAAGGCGGCCATCCAGACATCGTGGCGCGTGATGGTGGCGCCGATCGGCACGACGCCGCCGGATAGGCCCTTGGCAGCGGCGATGATGTCCGGCACGACGTCATCGTGATCGACGCCCCACAGATAGCCGGTACGTCCAAGACCCGTCTGCACTTCGTCTGCGATGAACAGCGCGCCGTGCGTGTCGCACAGATCGCGCACGCCGCGCAAGTAACCGTCGGGCGGGACCACCACGCCGCCTTCGCACTGCACCGGCTCGACGATGAACGCGGCCGCACCGGGCAGCGCTCGATCGAGCGCGTCGAGATCGCCGAACGGCACGTGGCAGAACTCCGGCACGAGCGGCTTGAACGAATCTTTGAGCAGATCGCGGCCGGTCGCGGTGAGGCTGCCCATCGTCTTGCCGTGGAAGGCGTTATGCGTGGCGACGATCATCGTGCGCTTGGTCGAGAGGCGCGCGGTCTTGAGAGCCGCTTCGACCGCTTCCGTGCCGCTATTCGAAAAGAAACTGATCTGCAAGTCGCCGGGGGCGATGCGGGCGAGCTCCTTAGCCAGCGCCGCGGTCCTGGCGTTGAAGAACACGCGCGACGAGAGCGCCATGTGGTTGAGCTGTTCGCGCACGGCCCCCACGACTCTGGGATGCATGTAGCCCAACGTAAATACGCCGTAGCCGCCGCAGAAATCGAGATACGACTTGCCGTTCTCGTCATACACGCGGACGCCGCGCGATTCGGTCTCCACCGTCGCACCGGCGAGCTTCATGAAGCGCGCCAGCGGCGGATTGATATAATCCTTGTAGGCGGCGTAGACCTCGTCGAAAGTTCCGCTCATCATGGCGTGGTTCTGTGACGCAGGGGCGGCATCCCGCGCGCAGCAACGCAACTTGCCGACATCAGAAGCCACGACGTTGAGATTTTTCAGCGATAGTCCGCCAAGTCAAAAGGCAGGGAAAACTTGCGCCCGTCCGGATCGGTGAAGAAGAGGGTGCCCTTGGGGCCTGCCGCCCCCGCAACCGCACACAAGCCGAACCGGTACGCGACGTGTCCGATCCAGCGATCCGCATTTCCGCCATTGGGAAGCAAAAACGTGTCCAACGTGGAGCCTCGTCCGACGTCCGTAGTCGTCGGTGCAAGCGTCATGCCGCCCGCTCGTACGCGGACCTCCGCAAAGCGCGCCAAGAACGAACGATCGGACTTGTCCGCCCCATGCGCGAAGAGGATGAAATCGACGGTGCAAGGAGCAGACGCTTTCGCGATCAGCGAGGCCGTCGGGGCGAGCCGGTCTACCGCTGATTCGTAGCCGACGTATGCGACTCGCTCGTACGGCGTGCCGACGACGACCGCGTCGACGGAACTGCGCACCGGCTGCAGCGAGAGCGCGTCGTGCACCGAGTATAGCGTGTAGGCGCGCACGTCGAACCCTCGATGCGCGCGCGCCATCGCGCCGCCGGCATCAAGCGCCTGCCGGATGTCGGGCTGCGAGAGCGCCGGCTCGAAGGCGAGCGAAGGCGTGGCCATCGACAGCACGGCCGCCACCAACCCAACGGTCGAGTGAACTCGACCGCTCCATCCTTCGTCTCGTCGAGTCATAGGCCGAAGACGTAGATTGTCGAGGCGCCGTTGGACCAGCCCGTGCGTGACACGTTGCCGGACGTGACGGCGAGCAGCTGTTTGCCATCAACCGTGTACGTCACGACCCCGCCCGCGAGGCTGCCGGGCGTCTTGTACTTGAAGAGCAACGCGCCCGACTTGGCATCGAAGACGAGCAGCTGGCCCGTCATGTCGCCGGTGAACACCAGCCCTCCGGCGGTCGGCGTGATCGCCGCGACGAGCGGGCCGCCGCTGTGATAGCGCCAGTTGACCTTGCCGGTGTCCGCATCGATGGCGTAGAGCCAACCGCGCGCCGACGAGAACGGATCGGGGATTACCGCTCCGCCCAAGAACAGCCGACCGGCGACGTAGCGGCCCGGCGTCAGCACGTATTTCCCGCACCAATCGTCGGAATTGACGAGCAGCTGATCGTTCGCGGCGTCGTACGCCGGGCCGTTCCATTCGACACCGCCGGTCCACGTCGGGCACACGTGCGTGCCTTGCGGCGTCGGCGCCGCGCTCTGATTGACGATCGTCGTGACCGCCACTTTGTAGAGCGGCTTGTGCGTCAGGCGATCGATGCCGTAGAGATATCCGTTCTTGCCCGCAACGACGGCCAGGTTCTTGCCGCCCGAGGTCGTGACGAGCGCAGCCGGCGCACCGAGATCGTAATCGAAGACGTCGTGCGGCACGAGCTGGTACCACCATTTGAGCTTGCCGGTCTTCGCATCGAGCACCACGAGAGAATCGGTGAAGAGATTGGCGCCGGGCCGGTAATCCCCCGAGAAATCAGGGCCCGGATTGCCAACCGGCACGAACAGCTCGCCGGTCGAAGAATCGAGCGTGTACGAGGTCCAGGTGGAGCCGCCGCCGGTGGCCGCTTCTTGCGCGTTGGCCCATGTGTTGCCGCCGACGTCGTGCGGCCCTGGGATCGGATCGAATGTCCACACCACGTGGCCGGTGGCGGTGTCGAACGCGAACATCTTGCCGCGCACGCCGAACTCGGCGCCGGCCAGACCGATGTAGGCGAGGCCGTCCCAGACGATCGGCGCAGCGCTCAAGAACGCGCCGAACGAAGAATTCGCGACTTTGACATCCCAGATCGTCTTGCCCGTTTTGGCGTTGATGGCGATGAAGTGCGCGTCGGGTGTGCCGCGGTAGACATTGACGCCGTCGTAGGCGACGCCGCGATTCACCGGCGTGAGCACTTTGCCCACCGGCTGATATTCGTTCTTCCAGAGCAGCTCGCACGTCTTGGCGTTGACGGCGTACGTGTTGTCCGGCGTCGTGAAATACATCACGCCGGCGGCTATCACGATGCCGGCCTGGAACGCGCCTGCCTCACCGGTCGCGTAGTGGCACAACGGCTTGAGGCCGGCGACGTTCTTCGCCGTGATCTCCGACAGCGCTGAGAAGCGCTCGCCGGTCAGAGTGCGGTTATAGGTCGGCCAATCGGCTGATGACGAGAGGGGCGCGCCGACGGGTGATTGCGGCGCCGAGCACGCGGACGCGCCGATCGCCAACGCGGACGCGAGCACGACAGCGCGAGGTGCACGCATGGTGCCGCCTTGGCCACCCGCGCGCACGCATCCTAGGCTGCGCTTAGGCTAGTTTGGTACCGCAGTTCCCGCAGAACTTCGCGCCGGCCGGATTCTGCTGATGGCAGCTCGGACACTCGACCGTTTGCGCCACCGCCTTGCCGCATTCCGGACAGAACTTCGAACCTGCCGGGATTTTGGCCTGACAATTCGGACAGGCGATCATCGCCACCGTTGCGCCCGCGGTGGCGCCGGCGGCCGCCGTGTTGGCGGCGTTCGCCTGCGCCTGCTGCTGCATCGCGGCGTTGATCATGCCCGGCACGGCGAAGCCGAGTCCCGCGCCCATGCCGATGCCGGCGGCCGCACCCGCGGCGCCGCCCGGATTCTGCGCAGCGTCCTCGAGCGACTTGGCCGCTTTGAACTGCATGTACTGGTTCATGTTGCCGACGACGCCCATGCCGGTGCGCTCGTCGATGACCTT
Protein-coding regions in this window:
- a CDS encoding AAA family ATPase, with amino-acid sequence MASRAALSGRFVGRKDELDLLRAAFARAAGGHGSTVLLSGDAGIGKTRLIGEWRIWLAQRQAIVGLGECLDYARAPYAPFVDALRDALTQAPDALRDALAVRRILSTLIPELGGGSGPRAAEVSKRQLFDAFAEAFRIIATASTAIIAIEDLHWADPDSLDLLLHLSRIAPHERIMLVATFRDDEVDRGKLASLRARLQRRPNVDAVRLSPLERTEMRMLAREMLGKHPPTGREAIERSITLAEGNPFYAEELLRHALEGQGADMPLTLRGVILERLRSLSADQRTALVYAAVIGRRFEPELLAAALSRPIEAIIDALRAARDNQLIIEEPGQPVSYRFRHALVQEILYRELLVPEAQAVHLKIARALESDGGATRRRAMELARHYWEARDLDKTMQYADLAGDAATQTLAHAQAATHYERAIEAAPTLSQSDRSRLYEKLAFALLDAGSIERSLRAFSLALEGLSGTTRLEDMANLHLGMSRAERLLGDRRAALTHADIAIASLASLPQSSIRYRALVFRANLAANADDLPGLLATLSEAETFSGEPDLGRLSRVHALRAHACMIQGDFERARQECETAIAVAQEAGDLVALAVNFNEAALIYEEEGDLDSAINVSERAVRIARERLLTHPEVVANGNRALYLLMLGDVTAARAAIDLVLAAPSLDDQPLLAGVAMGVGILVGVRQGDAAFVAGLFDEVVLDQIFAFGGSYSVISGMARAEVFFADGRLGDAQRAFHEALAAVRTPTNDLALFLWPARFARAEDLARLRESLAPWAARQPTARGRGYLSLLDAQAARGRGDVSAAKQHAADAATALADIGYLLFKGFSLELGGRTREAVETYRRSGALGDVARLDRELAPRGRRDRHAVDLSKREREVAQLISSGKSNKAIASALGISERTVENHVTSIFKKFGVASRTELVARMTASLGFLERKK
- the lysS gene encoding lysine--tRNA ligase, with translation MSDDHDLGSTEAELIKARRAKLDALRSFGRDPFAITSFGRTHDARQLHDTFEGLKAGEHAQAKVSAAGRLGTVRWMGKKAVFSDISDQSGRIQIYLRADALGDDFAMADTLDRGDIVGVEGEPFVTKTGELTIAVKHVAVLSKSLRPLPEKWHGLVDHEARYRRRYVDLIVNRPVLETMLLRSRLVAATRRYLDDRGFVEVETPVLLSIAGGANARPFVTHSNALDIKLQMRIATELNLKRCIVGGIEKVYEIGRIFRNEGVDRTHNPEFTMLELYQAYGDVNTMMELSEDWILHLAAVAGVRGEHQIGGETIALERPFARIAYLEALEKWGGLTRADVLDEARARTAAGELKLRIDPGGSHAHVIDKIFEAVAEPHLINPTFVTDFPVVLSPLAKRRADDPQLVERFELFIGHMEIVNAFSELNDPDDQRTRFEAQAAERARGDQEAPEPDWDYVQALEYGMPPTGGLGSGVDRLVMLLTGERSIRDVLLFPLQKPE
- the greA gene encoding transcription elongation factor GreA codes for the protein MMQEKETVLTADGLKKLEAELDELKTVHRKEVNDRIRQAKEFGDISENAEYEDAKQEQAFIEGRIMKLETMIRNAKIIVEGEGGADEVHLASTVKVKNLTSGFEGEYTIVGSAESDPLRAKISNESPIGIALIGAKPGQTVTATTPSGDVQLKIISIKANRKSGKAKAR
- a CDS encoding NAD(P)H-binding protein — its product is MRKFGFLVHPLSYDDVERYDPGAVGKGRPIIKKILEWIPPYRVSDIVGVRSASTGEEITGHFIGVPLMPEQWLELPRADIMNRLVGAAELAKQLGCGILGLGGFSSVVGDGGITLAETVPDIAITTGNSYTIASGIQSLYRAAHDLDIDLASASAVVIGATGSIGSACAQILGNKVPRVTLAARNATRLKNLAHAMQPHVSATLDWTTDIRQAVRSADLVLTATSAVSAIVEPEDLRPGAVISEVSLPHDVSRRVATERPDVLVSEGGNILVPGEPNFNFDFGLPPRTALACMSETMILTLEGKFVNYSLGRGIHLDKVLEIERLADKHGFKLASMRAFDKPVSDEQIARTREAALAARATATVPAVR
- a CDS encoding aromatase/cyclase; protein product: MPYVETAIDIAAPARVIYELAKDMERYPEFMPDVESVKVLKRDGNSTTTRWKTLVEEAPIEWTEVDVFDDARARIDYRLIEGDLDKFEGAWTFEERDGVTHVVLGVDYDFGVPTLAELIGPTLRKKVEENSLMMLTALKTRAEKSVSVE
- a CDS encoding aspartate aminotransferase family protein, yielding MMSGTFDEVYAAYKDYINPPLARFMKLAGATVETESRGVRVYDENGKSYLDFCGGYGVFTLGYMHPRVVGAVREQLNHMALSSRVFFNARTAALAKELARIAPGDLQISFFSNSGTEAVEAALKTARLSTKRTMIVATHNAFHGKTMGSLTATGRDLLKDSFKPLVPEFCHVPFGDLDALDRALPGAAAFIVEPVQCEGGVVVPPDGYLRGVRDLCDTHGALFIADEVQTGLGRTGYLWGVDHDDVVPDIIAAAKGLSGGVVPIGATITRHDVWMAAFGHAPLLHTSTFGGNPLACTAGLAALQVLEEEGLVQRSREMGAYMLEGASQLMARHPDVIAQVRGRGLVVGVELTNEGYGGVIIPECLKLGLTAAYTLNQQKVIRLEPPLIVTKDEIDEALALLGQGVVKAKEKLGELARTN